Proteins encoded within one genomic window of Humulus lupulus chromosome 1, drHumLupu1.1, whole genome shotgun sequence:
- the LOC133802000 gene encoding histone deacetylase 14, chloroplastic, translating to MDLLNSPSSVLAGNATLLVRRWNLCNFNNYSRFRLNDVLGRNSFFNNNFTRASTLYTKRSHFSISCLARNEKNSSVVCANEELKNARVIYVVAPAMGHNKESHPESHFRVPSIVSALEKMELTPEFRGSEIIQLKDFKPASVDDIANVHSRTYVTGLEKAMDQASQQGIIFIEGSGPTYATANTFQDSLTAAGAGLSIVDSVVEASKLNLDQTIGFALIRPPGHHAIPKGPMGFCVFGNVAIAARYAQRVHGLKRVFIIDFDVHHGNGTNDAFYEDPDIFFLSTHQDGSYPGTGKFDEIGQGDGEGTTLNLPLPGGSGDIAMRTVFDEVIVPCAQRFKPDIILVSAGYDAHVLDPLASLQFTTGTYYMLASSIQQLAKDLCGGRCVFFLEGGYNLKSLSYSVADSFRAFLGEPSLASQFDNPAILYEEPLTNVKQAIQRVKHLHSL from the exons ATGGACCTCCTCAATTCACCTTCTTCTGTTTTGGCTG GGAATGCAACGCTTTTGGTGCGGCGGTGGAATCTGTGCAACTTTAACAATTATTCTAGATTTCGGTTGAATGACGTACTTGGTAGAAACTCTTTTTTCAACAACAATTTTACCAGGGCAAGTACACTTTACACGAAAAGAAGCCATTTTTCCATTTCTTGTTTGGCTCGTAATGAGAAGAACAGCTCTGTTGTTTGTGCAAATGAAGAACTAAAAAATGCTCGTGTCATTTATGTTGTAGCTCCTGCCATGGGTCATAATAag GAGTCTCATCCGGAATCCCATTTTCGAGTTCCTTCAATTGTTAGTGCTCTTGAAAAGATGGAGCTCACTCCAGAG TTCCGTGGCTCAGAAATTATTCAACTTAAAGACTTCAAGCCTGCTTCAGTAGATGACATTGCAAACGTTCATTCAAGAACCTACGTCACAGGCCTTGAGAAG GCTATGGATCAGGCTTCACAACAGGGTATTATATTTATTGAGGGATCTGGACCAACATATGCTACTGCAAAT ACTTTCCAGGATTCGCTAACTGCAGCTGGAGCAGGACTTTCCATAGTTGATTCAGTG GTTGAAGCATCAAAGCTAAACCTGGATCAAACTATAGGTTTTGCCTTGATAAGACCTCCTGGACATCATGCTATCCCGAAAGGCCCTATGGGGTTTTGTGTATTTGGAAATGTGGCAATAGCTGCTCGTTATGCTCAACGTGTACATGGCTTGAAGCGTGTCTTCATAATTGATTTTGATGTTCACCATGGAAATGGAACTAATGATGCTTTCTACGAGGATCCGgatattttttttctctcaacTCACCAG GATGGAAGCTACCCTGGTACTGGTAAATTTGATGAGATAGGCCAAGGAGATGGGGAAGGAACAACTCTCAATCTACCTTTACCAGGAGGCTCAGGTGATATTGCCATGAGAACTGTGTTTGATGAAGTCATTGTACCTTGTGCTCAGAGGTTTAAGCCAGATATAATTCTTGTCTCTGCAGG GTACGATGCTCATGTATTGGATCCACTAGCCAGTCTACAATTTACAACAGGGACATACTACATGCTTGCATCCAGCATTCAACAACTTGCGAAAGATCTCTGTGGTGGTCGCTGTGTGTTCTTCTTGGAAGGAGGCTACAACCTCAAGTCTCTTTCGTACTCCGTGGCTGACTCATTCCGAGCTTTTCTTGGAGAGCCAAGCTTGGCCTCTCAGTTTGACAACCCTGCTATCTTGTATGAAGAACCGCTCACCAATGTGAAGCAAGCTATCCAGAGAGTGAAACATTTGCATTCGTTGTGA